From the genome of Oryza glaberrima chromosome 1, OglaRS2, whole genome shotgun sequence:
agccaaacagtttcagctccaccaaaactaaTAGTAGAGTTGGGTgcagctctctcacaaaatgaagtAAAGTtatggagctgggtttaggcagctcgacaactccactccagacccaattcctggagctaaatttaaaagttgGAGTTGTACCAAACAGGCTCATAATACAGTAATAGCAACTCCGTAGCTCTGTGCAGTAATTCAAAAGCAATATCAGTTTATTTGATCCCTCAACCCCTACTTTTTACATATACTAAATAAAAGTTAGTATGATCAATGTATTTCTTCCGCctataagaaaaagaaagaaaagaatgaaTTTGACTATACTTTACAGAAGGTAGAACCTCAGAAATAAGATAATTTGAATTGCTATAAAAAATCGATAGCTAACTGTGAAAAAAGATCAAGAAAGACAAAAGAATCGGTGCATGCAAAAATGTACATAGGCATGTAAACTTCTGTCCGAGACTTCAGTTCCTTAAAAAATGAAGCTACTGTTATGTACTACCATGTATGTTGAATCAGCCTGCAACTCTGAAGTAACCTTCATATCGATGACCTCTGACTTCAGCAAAGGAACCAATGAGTGGAACCAAGCATAATCTTCTCAGCCAAAACGACAGAAAGGTACAACCAAAAGAAGCCGGCCGCTAGCTAGAATCTTCCAAGAGTATCTAATCATCATGTGAAAAGCGTGACGACATCTCTTCTGTATCCCCTAACTATCAGGATCCTCGGGATGTTCTCTACAAGCAGATCCATGTACTCCATGTAGCAGTATGCCAGGTGGTTCAGTGGTGGCGGTGGAAGGCTCACGAGCACCACGACTGCCATCCTGGAGTGCCTAAGGATAGTAGCGTTCAGCTTCAGCATCGTGTAGAGGAACTTTTCAACCTTCTGTTCATCAACCACGACCTGCTTGCCACCCTCCATCAGGGGCCGGCGTTCGCGTTCCGCGGCTTCGTTCAGCTGAGAAATGTATGTTCTGATTCTGCTCTGCGCGCTTCTGTACACCTCAGGGTCATCCTTCTTCGAGCCACCGCTGCGATCTGGGTCTGCTTCCCATGACTTCACAGTCACAACGATCACATCAGCTTGCATCCTAAGATCGTACAAGAACTTTTTGACGTCTGCCTTTAGCTCCTCGGCCTCGGTATCTTCTTCAGCTATGCAGAAGACCTGAATCTTGCAGCTCTCGAAGCTTTCTTTGGTGAGTAGGAGCTGAGACAGAAGGAGCATCAATCCTCCATCCCTCACAATCCAGTATAGGTCGATTGTCCCGTACTGTCGTTGGTACTCATTAGGCCATTCATCTAGTCCTTTCACAATGACGACAGCCTTGTTAGCAGTAATGCAATCGTTTATGATGCTGACAAATGTTGATGGTATCTGTGTCAGATTCTCACGACGCCAGATTTCTGGGTACCGCATCACAACAATGTTTGGTTTCAAATTCCCTAGGCCCATTGTCTGAACAATGCTGCGAAAACCGATAGATGTTGAGGGTGCTACGATAATCTCTGCAACGCCCTCACAGCGCCTATAGTCAATATAAGCGCTCAGTTGGCGGCATGCTGTCTTTGCATCCTCAGCAGATTCATGATAGTCGCCATCAATAATTGAGACAAATATTGACATACCACGGCCCTTTTTCTTCATGCAGTTGGCAAAATCCGCGAGTTTTGGATGGCACGGGACATCTTCTGGAAGTTTACCCCAAGGCCGACAAAATATGAGAGGAATAGGGTACCAATTCTTAGGATGAACTTGATTTGCTGCAAGAAAACAATCAGAGAAATATGTCACATTGTGCTTAAATTTCTGCAAGGCTTGTTTAATTTCCATGCAAAAAATTGTACCTCCCATTGATCGAAGACTTCTTAGAGCCAGTTGAAAGTATGCACTCTTAAATCCGTCCCCCCAGTCCCCTGCCTTTCCTTTTAAGCTGACATAGTAGTATATGAGGCTTGCAAGGGCAAGGGAGACCACAGTAAAAGTCCAAGAGATCATAAACATGATAACTGGAAATTAAGAGGGAAAATCATCTATCAATATACTGCACACTAAGGATGCTGATTctataaaatcatattaataaaaAAGAACTAGGTGGACTAGAGATGCAGTGCAACAAATTTTCACTGATACTAGAATCTTGGCCTGACAGCCCCAACTCAAACATGCTATCCTAGAATCTTGGcccagaaaaaaaacattaaatgaTTTCATAAGCAAAAAAATCATAAGTATTTGATAGGCATTCTTTAGCTACTTGGCATTTTGTGATCATAATTTCCCTGTAAATGTTTATTCgattaattaaagaaaaaataacgataacatatatatgtacttctaGACAATTTTGCAGGTTTATAGTTATTGTTACCTAATAGTACCAAGTTATCAAATGTAAATTTAAGGATGGGAAAACATACCAATACAAAGCAATGCACCGATGAGAGAAAGGCTCCAGTGGTGCAACTTCCATCGGGGGCGCCAACTAGGAGCATCAAGGAGGTCAAGCAGAAAGCATGACAAGTTCACACCAGCATAACACAGAAGGAAAAACATGGTGATAGTGGGTGTAATTACATCCAAGTTCCCAATGATGACACAGCTAATACAGATGAAGCTTGTAAACAGAGTTGCCACATGAGGTTCAGACCCTTCATAAGCCTTAAAGTAATTAAGTACAGGAAGAATGTCATCATTCGCTATTGCTGCAAGTAACCTTGGAGCCCCTGTCAGACTCTGTAGCGCTGCACCTAAAGTGG
Proteins encoded in this window:
- the LOC127754749 gene encoding cation-chloride cotransporter 2 isoform X1 encodes the protein MERGGFGGAGRHDEEAPAMRPAPQQRYRTVESHDRAVVQMAPMEFGSSADASASAGPRYIKPGTNLRTDARMHMASSNGRSFNGSQGDSKLELFGFDSLVNILGLKRMVGEQAQASASTRDGENAGIAIGYPKETETKLDTMMGVFVPCLQNILGIIYYIRFTWIVGMGGVWQSLVLVAFCGSCTFLTTISLSAIATNGAMKGGGPYYLIGRALGPEVGVSIGLCFFLGNAVAGAMYVLGAVETFLDAVPSAELFQESVTVVTNTFVNGTAAGNATTISTPNLHDLQVYGIIVTILLCFIVFGGVKIINKVAPAFLISVLFSILCIYIGVFIAPRPNASKWITGLSITTLKDNWSSDYQRTNNAGVPDPNGSIYWDFNALLGLYFPAVTGIMAGSNRSASLKDTQRSIPTGTLHATISTTMMYLLSVFLFGALSTREGLLTDRLLCAAVAWPSPAVVYAGIILSTLGAALQSLTGAPRLLAAIANDDILPVLNYFKAYEGSEPHVATLFTSFICISCVIIGNLDVITPTITMFFLLCYAGVNLSCFLLDLLDAPSWRPRWKLHHWSLSLIGALLCIVIMFMISWTFTVVSLALASLIYYYVSLKGKAGDWGDGFKSAYFQLALRSLRSMGANQVHPKNWYPIPLIFCRPWGKLPEDVPCHPKLADFANCMKKKGRGMSIFVSIIDGDYHESAEDAKTACRQLSAYIDYRRCEGVAEIIVAPSTSIGFRSIVQTMGLGNLKPNIVVMRYPEIWRRENLTQIPSTFVSIINDCITANKAVVIVKGLDEWPNEYQRQYGTIDLYWIVRDGGLMLLLSQLLLTKESFESCKIQVFCIAEEDTEAEELKADVKKFLYDLRMQADVIVVTVKSWEADPDRSGGSKKDDPEVYRSAQSRIRTYISQLNEAAERERRPLMEGGKQVVVDEQKVEKFLYTMLKLNATILRHSRMAVVVLVSLPPPPLNHLAYCYMEYMDLLVENIPRILIVRGYRRDVVTLFT
- the LOC127754749 gene encoding cation-chloride cotransporter 2 isoform X2, translating into MEKMQGLPLDTPRIVGMGGVWQSLVLVAFCGSCTFLTTISLSAIATNGAMKGGGPYYLIGRALGPEVGVSIGLCFFLGNAVAGAMYVLGAVETFLDAVPSAELFQESVTVVTNTFVNGTAAGNATTISTPNLHDLQVYGIIVTILLCFIVFGGVKIINKVAPAFLISVLFSILCIYIGVFIAPRPNASKWITGLSITTLKDNWSSDYQRTNNAGVPDPNGSIYWDFNALLGLYFPAVTGIMAGSNRSASLKDTQRSIPTGTLHATISTTMMYLLSVFLFGALSTREGLLTDRLLCAAVAWPSPAVVYAGIILSTLGAALQSLTGAPRLLAAIANDDILPVLNYFKAYEGSEPHVATLFTSFICISCVIIGNLDVITPTITMFFLLCYAGVNLSCFLLDLLDAPSWRPRWKLHHWSLSLIGALLCIVIMFMISWTFTVVSLALASLIYYYVSLKGKAGDWGDGFKSAYFQLALRSLRSMGANQVHPKNWYPIPLIFCRPWGKLPEDVPCHPKLADFANCMKKKGRGMSIFVSIIDGDYHESAEDAKTACRQLSAYIDYRRCEGVAEIIVAPSTSIGFRSIVQTMGLGNLKPNIVVMRYPEIWRRENLTQIPSTFVSIINDCITANKAVVIVKGLDEWPNEYQRQYGTIDLYWIVRDGGLMLLLSQLLLTKESFESCKIQVFCIAEEDTEAEELKADVKKFLYDLRMQADVIVVTVKSWEADPDRSGGSKKDDPEVYRSAQSRIRTYISQLNEAAERERRPLMEGGKQVVVDEQKVEKFLYTMLKLNATILRHSRMAVVVLVSLPPPPLNHLAYCYMEYMDLLVENIPRILIVRGYRRDVVTLFT